Below is a genomic region from Miscanthus floridulus cultivar M001 chromosome 1, ASM1932011v1, whole genome shotgun sequence.
AAGCTCTGACAGTTTTAGTGACAAGAGGAGCTAAAGGACGACAGCAAGGCTGTGCTGGCACTGGCAGAGACGGTAAAAGAGCTGCGGCAGATCAACCCCACATTCACAAGCCAAGAACCAGCCAAAGATCCAGACAATCTTGGCAGAGGCACAGTGCCAAATCTTGGTTCATCACTCTCTCCCCTCAGAAATTGCAACATGAATGATGAGAATGAGCAATAAATCATGCAATGGTGGGAGAAGAGACGGGTGACCCGTGAATCAAAGGGCGGACCTTGGTGTGGCGCCGGGGCAGAAGGTGACAGTGTAGTCTGGGCCGCCGCCGCAGGTGAATGTGGAGGTGGGATCGTCGAAGGCGTAGCTGTAGGACCGCGGGCACGCGGTCTTGAACACCTGCGAGTAGGCCGTCGGCCGGCACGCCGCCGGGGACGCGAATGGGCCGCTGCAGCAGTACTCGGGCCGCGCGAACGCGTCGCACGCGCTCCGGCACGCGGCGCTGCCCCCGGCACGGAGCTCGGCGGGGCACATCGCGTTCAGGTCCGCCGCGCACCCGGCCGCGGCGCACGACGCCGGCCCGGTGGAGCCTCCGCCGCCGGAGGTCTCCACCAGCACGGGGAGGTTGTAGCCGTCCACGAGGCTGACGTCGTAGAAGTCCAGCCCGCCGCTGCCGTCGAGCGTGAACTCGGCCAGCGTGGCCGGCGGcgcggcgcccgcgcccgcgcactCGGCGGAGCCAGAGCCGCAGTCGCCCGTGGCACAGACGAGCCGCCCCGTGGCGCCGTCCTGGGAGCAGCCCGTGCGCGCCCACATGCGGCCGGACCAGCCCGCCGGCGCCGGTACCGCGCGCGCCTCGCCGGGCGAGAGCTCGAACCCCGTGGGCTCCAGCCTTGGGCTGCCGGCGTTGGACAGGACGCCCGGCCACACCGTGTCCGTGCACCGGTTCACGAATGTGAACGTCGCCGCCTCCCCCACTGCGAGAAACGCGAATCCTTGAGCTTGGTTACCCGCCATTGCTGGTGACCTCGCAAGATCTGGCAAAAGAAGGAAGCATTCGGTCGATTTGCCGAGAGTTCGTTACCTCTGCACAAGACGAAGAACACGAGCACAAGCACGGCCATGGATCTTGGCGACTCCATTGCTGCTTCTTGAGGCAATGCAGTGACTGAGACTGACGGAGTAGTGTGGGTACAGCTGCACTGCAACAGCAAGCACGGGGAAGAAGTGTGTGCAGTGTCGCTATGCCAGTGTGACCGTAGCGATGGCGTGGCAGCGTGACCGTCCGGTTGACGAGGGGGGAATGAAGGAGAGAGACGCCGGCGCACCCGCCAACCTTCTCTTCCCTTTCCCTAGGTGGAGGGATGGGCATCCACTGGGACTGCGAGCGGGGACGAGAAGGAATCTTTTGGGAGGCCCTAAGTCTGTACTTATAGCAGCAAATCACTTTACCACGCTTTTCACCTTTGTTATGATCCCTGTTTCCTGGGTAAAAGAGAAAGCTTGGGCATGGGTCTTCACTGTTTTTGTTATTGATAATTGAATCATACCCCTCGGTCCCCGAATAATGAAGTGTAACACTAGAGACAACTcctataaaaaaatatttgtccTCAATTGTTTTATAATATGTTATACTGCCCACGGAATAAATAGATTCGTAGTGCAAAAAATTATCTATAAATAAATCAATCTCCAGTAGACTGGGCCCCATTCGActggctgaaacttggctgaaactggctgaaaaacactgttctggctgaattgttgggagagaaaaacactgtttcggctgaaaaaacaaatcgAACAAGCCGATTTCTGGGTAAGCTGAACGGGGCCTAAACGGTCTGCAAGCTTATTTATTTTTTCGAACCCCCTCTTATTTATCACACCCCTATCTTTTTCCTCTTTTACACCAATCCAGACTTCAGTTTCTGCGGTTGGATAGGTGCAATAAATGCTATAATTGCTATGCAACTTGAATAAGAATGCAACTACTCCAATTAATGAAggatgaaagtgcatctagctctTTGGTACATTTTGCTTAaatgaatgacaacgtgattaaaggtctaatccGGTTGCTAAGTGTTGGACAGGAAATGAGTTATCTCACATATATttgatgaaagccaaaatgatgtgttgttgtaataccctaggtgttacactgtaaatcttttgctaaaaccctgcatgagcatcatgtttatgtgatagtgtatgtaaaatagtgtgtaaatcaatttttgtcatgcgaaacgaaagttacatttcatagtcaagttatattacttagggttttaaatcaatttttattaagcgaaaatgctatagaacgcatatacggaactttaataaagtttatggtacaaacttcgtaggtgaCAATGAAATACCTGCGATCGGGAAATGAATTCACTAGCTTGCATgattaatagcttggaaatcgatttTGACGCGAATTCGATCAagacttagtcgaatttcctaagtcggAGAACGGTTTGACAAGGCCaaatttggcaatttttgtaggcgAATTGGATTAATTAGTGGTGTGGTTTCATGGCTGGTCTTGATAGCCTAACATGCCCTCTTGACTATAGGCCCTCTTGACTATAGAATAGGTGGTTCGACGTTTGAAGTAATGGATTTGATTTTTAGGGCGCTTTAAAAATCCCGCGTGGCACGTTTCAGTCGGTGTCAGCGTCGGGGCGCGGTCACCATGCCTCGGCTCGGCATTGCAACGCTGGCTTACTCGACGCGCGCGCAGACCACCGCGTAGGCCCCGCATCGCCGCTGCCATGCCCAAGCAAGTGATTCACACACGCAAGCAAGCACGCCCTCACGCCCATCGCCACACTCGGTGGGACACTAGGGCTGGTGGGCCTAGCCGCTCTGCTCCGCTGTTGTCGTCGTGTGCCAAGGCCCTATCCGTTTCGCTACCGCTTGCCTCACTGTGTCATCGCGCTGATGCTAGCCATGGTTGCGAGTGCTGGGTCGCTGCGTGTGTCCGCACTGCTTGCGTTGCGTTCGCCTGTGTCACTGTGCCACCATCCTGTCACCGTGCGGCCTGCACTGTCACCATCGCACAGTCATTGCTGTTGTCGATCTTCACGTCTGCACGCGCGTGGGCTAGCCCCACCTAGCCATTCCCATCACATTCGCGCTCACTGCGATGCTACGCTGCTGCCTCCCCAGTCCAGTGCCAGCCACTGCCGCGCACATGGCGGAGCCACCGTCGACTTGTATTTATGGCAATGCGGCCGACCGTTCCTGAGCATGTTTCATTGATCCCCCAACGGCCTATAGCACGTGCGCGCTTGAACTACGAGTTGACAGCCACGTCCTGCCACGGCAACGATGAGCCAAGCCATGTCTGTTTTCCCCCCTGTTTCCTCTATTGCCATGGTCGTCGGACCCACACCTTCAATTCAATGTGATGGAGTCACCTCGGTCCAATTAACCTTGCCCATGGCTTCGCTGTGTAGTCAGCCAGCCACCCGACCCCGTCGTGCAGTGATCCTTGCCATGCCATGCTCCAATTTCGAGCTTTCTTCCTGCTGGGTCGATAAGACCGTATCGGCATGCGTTGGCAGCAAAGCCACCACTCCAGAGCTCCTTGCGTTGATCTGTTGCACCTCCTGTCTCGCCTCCACCCACCCATTACCCGGTGCACCCTTGTCGAGTTGCTACCATCTCCTAGATGCTCCTGACGTGGTCTTGCCGCCGCGGTGCACCACCGCACCATCCGTGCGCACGCGACCAGTTTGACTCGAGCCACCTCTGACCGAACCACCACATTGGATGGGTTCGTGGTGAGTTCCTTGAGCTCACGAGCTACCCCTACTGCTTCGACGTTGTTGTAGCTCACCAGAACATCACCATTTTATTGCAGGAGCTCCGCCGCCGTGGTGTGGCCTTACTACGGTGTCCCAGCTCATGTTTTCATTGCCCAACATTTTGCGTTTGTGCCTAGGCAAGTACCGGCTCCTTAGATAAGGCGGGGTGGGTCCTAGTTGCCTGACGGGGGT
It encodes:
- the LOC136538969 gene encoding thaumatin-like protein 1; the encoded protein is MESPRSMAVLVLVFFVLCRVGEAATFTFVNRCTDTVWPGVLSNAGSPRLEPTGFELSPGEARAVPAPAGWSGRMWARTGCSQDGATGRLVCATGDCGSGSAECAGAGAAPPATLAEFTLDGSGGLDFYDVSLVDGYNLPVLVETSGGGGSTGPASCAAAGCAADLNAMCPAELRAGGSAACRSACDAFARPEYCCSGPFASPAACRPTAYSQVFKTACPRSYSYAFDDPTSTFTCGGGPDYTVTFCPGATPSQKSTTMPGSTPTTVPGTTTTTTVPGATPTTVPGTMPMPGATPAMPTGTMMPGTTFTDATPDSAMPMGGGGGLGIEGGDNQGSVLLGSSSSEGGVSWLANMATGDASAAAAPLVVSARVVVAPLATLLWDLRLRQLLL